One genomic window of Clostridioides sp. ES-S-0054-01 includes the following:
- a CDS encoding ACT domain-containing protein, with translation MKAILTVIGKDKPGIVAGISDELYKQNINIVDISQKILQDYFTMIMIVDLEESLNSFEQTVEDLIERGNKLSVDVKIQREEIFNSMHNL, from the coding sequence ATGAAAGCAATTTTAACAGTAATTGGAAAGGATAAACCAGGTATAGTAGCAGGAATTAGTGATGAATTATACAAGCAAAACATCAATATAGTAGATATATCACAAAAGATATTGCAGGATTATTTTACCATGATTATGATAGTTGATTTAGAGGAATCATTAAATTCTTTTGAGCAAACGGTTGAAGACTTAATTGAAAGAGGAAATAAATTATCAGTAGATGTAAAAATTCAACGAGAAGAAATATTTAATTCAATGCATAATCTGTAG
- the spoIVA gene encoding stage IV sporulation protein A, producing MNNNIYEDISKRTQGDIYIGVVGPVRTGKSTFIRKFMEKLVIPNIDNEFKKDRTRDEIPQSGSGKTIMTVEPKFVPADGVEIKIKDTVSLKVRMVDCVGYIVEGALGHEEGGKQRLVSTPWSQEAMTFEKAAEIGTKKVIKDHSTIGIVVLTDGSVTGIDRKSYVDPEERVIQELKSLKKPFAVVLNTLSPKSEETSMLRNELEEKYEVPVLPMNVVEMEEDDIEEVMEAVLYDFPLTEIRINLPKWVEGLERNHWIKSSIITTLKQSIIDIGKIRDIEGIMQGFSELEFLEDTGVDNVELGEGVINIDLQTKQDLFYNVLEEKSGFKIEGDYQLLSLITRLSKVKNEYDKIESALIDAKIKGYGVVAPSLEELSLEEPEIMKQGKQYGIKLKANAPSLHIIKADISTEVSPIVGNQNQGEEMIKYLMEVFEEQPADLWESNMFGKSLHDLVKEQLQSKLYTMPEEIRVKMQKTLQKIVNEGSSNIITILL from the coding sequence ATGAATAATAACATATACGAAGATATATCCAAAAGGACTCAGGGGGATATATATATTGGAGTAGTTGGACCTGTAAGAACAGGAAAATCAACTTTTATAAGAAAATTTATGGAAAAGTTGGTTATACCTAATATAGACAATGAATTTAAAAAGGATAGGACAAGAGATGAGATACCTCAAAGTGGTTCAGGTAAAACAATAATGACAGTAGAGCCAAAATTTGTACCAGCAGATGGTGTAGAAATAAAAATAAAAGACACAGTATCTTTAAAAGTAAGAATGGTAGATTGTGTTGGATACATAGTTGAAGGTGCTTTAGGGCATGAAGAGGGTGGAAAACAAAGATTGGTATCCACTCCTTGGTCTCAAGAAGCTATGACATTTGAAAAGGCAGCAGAGATAGGAACTAAAAAAGTTATAAAAGACCATTCTACAATAGGGATAGTTGTTCTGACAGATGGTTCAGTTACTGGTATTGACAGAAAAAGCTATGTAGATCCAGAAGAGAGAGTTATACAGGAATTGAAAAGTCTTAAAAAACCATTTGCAGTGGTTTTAAATACGTTAAGTCCAAAAAGTGAGGAAACGAGTATGCTTAGAAATGAATTGGAAGAAAAGTATGAAGTTCCAGTTCTTCCGATGAATGTGGTTGAAATGGAAGAAGATGATATAGAGGAAGTTATGGAAGCTGTATTATATGATTTTCCACTTACAGAAATAAGAATTAATTTACCAAAATGGGTTGAAGGTCTCGAGAGAAATCACTGGATAAAAAGTAGCATAATAACAACATTAAAACAAAGCATTATAGATATAGGTAAAATAAGAGATATAGAAGGTATTATGCAAGGATTTTCTGAGTTAGAGTTTTTGGAAGATACAGGTGTTGATAATGTAGAGTTAGGAGAAGGTGTTATAAATATTGATTTGCAGACAAAGCAAGACTTATTCTATAATGTCCTTGAAGAAAAGAGTGGATTTAAAATTGAAGGAGATTATCAACTGCTTAGTCTGATAACTAGACTATCTAAAGTTAAAAATGAGTATGATAAAATAGAAAGTGCCTTAATAGATGCCAAGATAAAAGGATACGGAGTAGTTGCACCTTCCTTAGAAGAACTTAGTTTAGAAGAACCAGAAATAATGAAACAAGGAAAACAATATGGTATCAAGTTAAAAGCCAATGCACCATCACTTCATATTATAAAAGCAGATATATCTACAGAGGTTTCTCCAATAGTTGGAAATCAAAATCAAGGTGAAGAAATGATAAAATATCTTATGGAAGTATTTGAGGAGCAACCAGCAGATTTATGGGAATCAAATATGTTTGGCAAGTCACTTCATGACCTAGTAAAAGAGCAATTACAAAGTAAATTATATACTATGCCAGAAGAGATAAGAGTTAAAATGCAAAAGACTTTACAAAAAATTGTAAATGAAGGAAGTTCTAATATTATAACTATTTTGTTATAA
- a CDS encoding MFS transporter, with translation MSVEVNKPSIWKNFKVLIILFVSGAFIYALPYLKNYYYDTFAQAFNLTNTQMGSLGSIYGLLAMVSYLFGGFLADRISARKLLSGSLIITGVSGLVLILYPPYIVVFLIHALWGITTILTFWPALVKAVRMLASENEQGKAFGFMESGRGITNAIHLSLVLILFGYISSKVSDKSGLTTIIVLYSAINVIVGVLVFFKLKDNEKEVSAKFDKEAFFAVIKMPHTWIITIIMFCSYSANMSFYYFTPYSTEAFGTTVVFASAISILAQYCRPVASATSGLLGDKVGSSKIISYGFILMIAGLLGVIFTPTKSSMIYILLIGCVAIYVSMYAIQGLHYSLLEEGNYSLSISGTAIGIVATLGYLPEVLCPLAAGKILDAFPGVTGYKYYFIVLTIVAIIGLVFTFIWMNMTKERRKELIEMNSKSNKNTTKVS, from the coding sequence ATGTCAGTTGAAGTAAATAAACCAAGCATTTGGAAAAATTTCAAAGTCTTGATAATACTCTTTGTATCAGGAGCATTTATATATGCTTTACCATATTTAAAGAATTATTATTATGATACTTTTGCACAAGCATTTAATCTTACAAATACACAAATGGGAAGTTTAGGAAGTATTTATGGTCTACTCGCAATGGTATCATATCTTTTTGGTGGTTTTTTAGCAGACCGTATTTCAGCCAGAAAATTACTTTCAGGTTCTTTAATTATTACAGGGGTATCTGGTCTTGTATTAATACTTTATCCTCCATATATCGTTGTGTTTTTAATCCATGCTTTATGGGGGATAACAACAATACTTACTTTTTGGCCAGCTCTTGTAAAAGCTGTTAGGATGTTAGCATCTGAAAATGAACAAGGAAAGGCTTTTGGATTTATGGAAAGTGGTCGTGGAATTACTAATGCAATTCATCTATCTCTAGTCTTAATACTATTTGGGTATATTTCATCAAAAGTAAGTGATAAATCTGGTCTTACAACAATTATAGTGCTGTATTCAGCCATAAATGTAATAGTTGGAGTATTAGTATTTTTCAAGTTAAAGGATAATGAAAAAGAGGTATCAGCAAAATTTGATAAAGAAGCTTTCTTTGCAGTAATAAAAATGCCTCATACATGGATAATAACAATAATAATGTTTTGTTCATATTCAGCTAATATGTCATTTTACTATTTTACACCTTATTCAACTGAAGCATTTGGAACAACTGTGGTATTTGCATCTGCAATATCAATATTAGCTCAGTATTGTAGACCAGTAGCATCAGCTACTTCTGGATTACTTGGAGATAAAGTTGGTTCATCAAAGATTATATCTTATGGATTTATACTTATGATTGCAGGTCTTTTAGGTGTAATATTTACACCGACAAAATCATCTATGATTTATATATTATTGATTGGATGTGTTGCAATATATGTATCTATGTATGCAATTCAAGGTTTACACTATTCATTACTTGAAGAAGGTAATTATTCATTATCAATATCAGGAACTGCTATAGGTATAGTTGCTACATTAGGATATCTTCCAGAAGTACTTTGTCCACTAGCAGCAGGAAAGATATTAGATGCATTTCCAGGTGTGACTGGATATAAGTATTACTTTATAGTTCTTACTATAGTAGCCATAATTGGATTGGTGTTTACATTTATATGGATGAACATGACTAAAGAAAGACGTAAAGAGCTTATTGAAATGAATAGTAAGTCAAATAAGAATACTACTAAAGTCAGCTAA
- a CDS encoding amino acid permease encodes MKKKIGFWDLVFMNISALFGIRWIAKSTASSFGLGLGSIPVWLLFAFIFFVPASLICAELAATYPKDGGLGEWVKQAYGEKWGFMVSWLNWTSKIFWYSSFLTFLAINIAYMLGNPDLSNNKMFILSLSLIIFWMLSLVSTRGMAFGKFFTNTGALGSTIPAILLIVMAFMSVVILKKAPSASVYTIQNIIPKIDANSLVSISAIIFALSGAETTANFITEMDNAKKNFPKAILTVAVLIGGIYILGSVAITMILPPDEIAASTGILDALAKVAQDLGIGSWFIRVVAFGITLSVLGALILYIAGPVKMLFGNVKEGVFPKQLTVTNKHNIPSNAVIIQAIIVSLLLIGTNLLPSVDNIYNVLVTMTALTALFPYVLLFTSYIRLRKTRPNEERPYSIAKSDSTCVNIARMVLVVTVVGILFSTAPVMETLKDNIVYEIEMIGGGLFVIVTGLMLWNNYEKKISNNSGRSYK; translated from the coding sequence GTGAAAAAGAAAATTGGATTTTGGGATTTAGTATTTATGAATATATCAGCACTATTTGGGATTAGATGGATAGCTAAATCTACTGCCTCTAGCTTTGGATTGGGTCTTGGTTCTATACCAGTTTGGTTATTGTTTGCTTTTATATTCTTTGTTCCAGCATCACTTATATGTGCAGAACTGGCTGCAACATATCCAAAAGATGGCGGACTTGGAGAATGGGTTAAACAGGCTTATGGAGAGAAGTGGGGATTTATGGTGTCATGGTTAAATTGGACATCAAAGATATTTTGGTATTCTTCTTTCTTGACATTCCTAGCTATAAATATTGCATATATGCTTGGAAATCCAGATTTATCAAACAATAAGATGTTTATTTTATCGCTTTCACTAATAATATTTTGGATGTTGTCCCTAGTAAGTACTCGTGGGATGGCATTTGGAAAATTCTTTACGAATACAGGAGCATTAGGTTCTACAATTCCTGCTATATTGCTTATAGTGATGGCATTTATGTCTGTAGTTATTCTCAAAAAAGCTCCATCAGCATCTGTATATACAATCCAAAATATAATACCAAAAATAGATGCAAATTCACTAGTTTCTATATCTGCTATAATATTTGCATTATCAGGAGCTGAAACGACTGCTAATTTCATAACCGAAATGGATAATGCTAAGAAAAACTTTCCTAAAGCTATATTAACAGTGGCTGTTTTAATAGGAGGAATCTATATCCTAGGTTCAGTAGCAATAACAATGATACTTCCTCCAGATGAAATTGCAGCATCTACAGGAATACTAGATGCACTAGCTAAAGTTGCACAAGATTTAGGTATAGGAAGTTGGTTTATAAGAGTAGTAGCATTTGGAATAACTTTATCAGTACTTGGAGCGTTAATACTTTATATAGCGGGTCCAGTAAAGATGCTTTTTGGAAATGTAAAAGAAGGTGTATTTCCTAAGCAATTAACTGTTACAAATAAACATAACATACCATCAAATGCAGTAATAATTCAGGCTATAATAGTGAGTCTACTTCTTATAGGAACAAATTTATTACCATCTGTAGATAATATATATAATGTTCTTGTTACTATGACAGCATTAACGGCATTATTCCCATATGTATTGCTTTTTACATCTTATATCAGACTTAGAAAGACAAGACCAAACGAAGAAAGACCATATTCAATTGCAAAAAGTGATTCAACTTGTGTCAATATTGCCAGAATGGTACTTGTAGTAACTGTAGTTGGGATACTTTTCTCAACAGCACCAGTTATGGAGACTTTAAAGGATAATATAGTCTATGAGATTGAAATGATAGGTGGAGGTCTTTTTGTTATAGTAACAGGTTTAATGCTTTGGAATAACTATGAAAAAAAGATATCTAATAATTCTGGACGTTCCTACAAATAA